Genomic segment of Drosophila biarmipes strain raj3 chromosome 2L, RU_DBia_V1.1, whole genome shotgun sequence:
ATAGACATCAGGTGGCCCGAGTCTCTTGGCAGCCCTTCTTAGAGGAAGGCCTTCTTGCTGGTCTCCTGTGCCTGCGTGGTTGTGGTGGTCGAGATGCCCGAATCCTTGCCCACACTCGCTGTGGTGGACACCGCGATGGTGGGTGGTGCTGGCTGAGGTGGTGCTGCAGCGGTTCCACCTGCTCCAATCGTTCCGGATGTCGTCAGGCCCACGGAACCGGTGCCAGAACCGGTACTGGGCGggggagggggcgtggctgccAGGGGGGTGGGTATACGGGGCTGAAACGACGGCTTGCCCATCGCCAGGGCGGGATTCAGGTCCAGCATTGTCCTGGGACTCATGGCCACAATACTTGCGCCCAGCGGACCTGCGAAAAGTTGAGCAACTGTTTGTTTTAACCCCGCCACAGAAAGGATTatcagtttcggtttcggtttcggatAGGAAGTAGGTGGAGTAGGTGGAGTTATTTAGCCGGAAACAATAGATAGATATAGTAGTGGGAAGTCCAGGAAGAGTAAGAGAAAAACAGAGAAagaaaagagagagagaagtaaatatattattttcattaagtcgGTTAGTCAAGCTGGAGATTCCGAATTCGGTaaactttgaatttaattatgaCAGGTGGGAGgcaactttttttaaattgctgaTGGTAATTACTGGGTGCACTTGGTTACTACGATATACGAGGGGAGGTGGGGTGGTTTTCTGGGGGGAGGGTGTTGTAACACGAGCACGATTACAAACATCACACACAACTATGGAAACACTAATCACACGCCAAGACTCGGGTCAAAATTCGGGTCACATGCAGCATGCTCGGCaaataaacacacacatataAGGCTAGATACAGTATCTGCAAACTACGTTCGGCAAGATTTCCGCTCGGGTGGATATTTTGGACTCGGGCAAAGAGGGGACGGGGGCGAACTTTGTAGAATCAAATGCTGGGAAATCGGATTCGTGAAGGTGGCTCTAAACTCTAGAGTTTCTGCTTGCTACGAACTAGTTTCAAACTTTTTCAACTATTTGACACTTTTAGTTGGGAGTTTTTTCGGGTTGGAAGAGAGCGAGAAAGTTGGAGGTTGTTAGGGGTAGATAATAAAGGTTTCTTAACCAACACACACCCGCCCAGCAGAGTCCGAGTTTTGGTTAGCTGATAAGTAGTTAGATGATAGATGAACGAACCGGGGATTTGTTAGTTCTTTACGGTTTGTATTTAACTGAGGTTTCGTTTTGATTtcgtttcgatttcgattttgttgctgagttttttcttgttttgtgtcTTGAGCGGGCttaacaaattacaaaatatctTTCTGgttcttttctgttttctgtcTTAGTCGAAACTGAAGGCCATATCTGAAATACAAGAGTTCGAGATAATACAAACGTTTTTTCCATGttttttgttcaattttaCATAGCTAAGGGATCTCTGATTCGGGGGCATTGAgactaaaaactaaatatcACAGAattacacacgcacacacacagagaaagagagaagATACGGTTACAGATCTGAACATAGGTATAGTATCTTATATCTTAGACACTGGTAACGAAGTAACGAACGAGCCAGAACTGAGGAACAACACGTACAcgatatataatatatgtaatattatttatgtaaaGATAGGTGGAGAAATATAGAGAGAGAGGAAAACACGTAGAAAATTACATATTGTATAGTTATATATACGATTATATAGCAGGTTGGAGTGGTAGTAGTAACAGTAGCCGACGTCGCCGACACGAGTAAACGATAGACCATGTACGACTATATGCAAATCTATGGCTATATGGCGTCCAGAGCTTTTCTTTCGATCCAACGTACCACGATCTCTATCCGTGTTTCGATCTTAAGTCCAGTCCTCGGGGATGCATTTTTCGATTTCTCTAATTTTCCTTCGTTTACTCATAGATCAGTTTGCCAAATTCTTATATAGAAAAGATCTTCATCATCATCTCTCATTGCAAGTTCTAGCTTGGAAGTAATGGTATGGGGGATTATTTGTTCTTCGGctggttgtggttgttgttgtttcgtGGTTCAtgtggttgttgctgttgttgtgttCTTTGGCTTAGAGCAGCCTGCTCTTTTTGCCATCGCGCGGTTTGCCAATCATTGTTGTATATTCATCTATTTACACAAGATTTTTGGGGTTTGGATTGTATCgtttatcaataaaattaaataatactaaagtaaacaaaagtaTTTGGAGCaaagatgtcaaaaaatcGAGGATTGaaatagatatatataataaagggTCATGTATCTGGGTATAATGTATTGAAgaaagggtataaatatatttatatattggtACGATACATATTCTTGTATTTTGCTGACTCAATGGGAAAAGTACACCCTAAACTGATTGGAGGGCGATGACTTTGAATATACAAGTATGCCTTCGATGAATGGAGAGAAAGTAAAGGTCGTCAAATGTATTTTATGGTGTGGAAATGACTTGAAAATCTGGCTTTATGTTGAGTTTGGGAAATTCGTGGAGATCTATAAGATTGCAAAGGGAGTTTGCTAAAAAGcaatattatttaagtttttcgtAAATATGAGTATTATTAAGAATTACGTGGATTTATTCCCTTAACATTCTTATCGATTTCCCAATTCAACTCGATAATGCTCCATTATAAATCCATTTGAATGATTTGCGTGAAATGAAAGCCAAGCTTGAATGAATAAATAGGAATATGAATAAAGAAGCCTTAAATGCATGGTAATTACATAGAGTACATATATACACGTACACGACGAATGATATGTTATATAATGGGTATAGTATAGCCGAAAAGGGAAAGCGCACCCAAGATATGGAGTCGTTTTGGGTCAAAGAATCGTATTTCTTGGCATCATTTACTAGGCACTTCTCAATgactattaatattaatttgccAGGAGAAACTGCGAGACGGCACAAGGGATAACGAGTATTTATTACTGGGTTGTGTATTGCAAGTTAATCCATTGAACTCAATTACTTTTGAACTGAGGGTGCAGCTGTGCGAGCCTTTAGGTACAGGTTAAGAAGTTGGTTGGCTTACTCGTTTCTTGTACTTTTAGTGGTATATTTTGGGTTTTGGCGGTGCCTTTTTAAAGCGCAGCTCGATATTACTTGTCTTTTTTATGTGGCTTTAGCTTGAGGCTTGCATTTTGCTGGTTTGTGGGAATCGGTGTGGTGTTATTCGTTTAAGGACACACAAGGACTCACCTGACTTGGGGCTGACCAGGTCCTTCGTTTTATTGTTCATGCGACGTGGTCCAGTTCCACCGGATCCCATGGGACCGGAATGGGGACCCGATCCCGGTGTCCCACAGCCACTGACTCCGCCAGGGGCAcctgaaaaatgaaataaaagggTTGATTTTATATTGAGAATAATTTTTATCTTCTAATTTAAGTTGCTTtctgcttttaattttaataaaaagtattattagCTGCtcatttattgttatttatattacaatTAATGCAATTGGTTTTGTATACACAGCAAACGTGATTTACGGTACATTCAGACGTTTGTGTAAACAATGTACGTTTCAatcatcaaataaaatttgaatgcCTTTGAAATGGACTGCTAAAACCATACTCTTATAgtcaatataaataaaataattataatctaaaattttttaaacttcaATAGAAATAAGCTACAACAGAAAAAAGGTAGTTTGCATTTTGGTAGTTAACCCGCATTTTCTTACTACGGAGCGAAGGATAGACTCACCTGGCAGTCTGGGCTGTCTCGGCTGTTCGACGGGAAGCACTCGTCTTCGCTTCTTTGGCAGTTTGGCCCTGGCCTGCGTGTGCGAGTAGTACATGGCGAAGTTGCTGACGATGACGGGCACTGGCAGTGCAATGGTTAGTACGCCGGCTAAGGCGCACAGGGCGCCCACGAACATACCGATGTAGGTTTTGGGGGCCATGTCTCCGTAGCCCACGGTGGTCATGGTGACCAGGGCCCACCACAGACCCAACGGGATGCTGTTGAAGTCGTTGTGCGGATTCGGCTGGATGCGCTCCGCGTAGTAGACGAGGCTGGCGAAAATCACGATGCCCAGGACGAGGAAGAACACCAGCAGGGTCAGCTCCTTGGCCGAGGCCCGGAACGTCTGGATGAGGATCTTCAGGCCGGACGAGTGGCGCGTCAGCTTAAACAGACGCATGATGCGGATGATCGAGAAGAACTCGAGGATGTCAGCGTTCTCCAGGTGCGATGCGAACCGCTGAAGCACTAGATCGATATAAAAACTAAGCGTCGCTATGTAATCTATGATGTTAACAGATGACTTAATGAATTCCCACTTGTTCGGCGATGATATAAAGCGCACCTGAAAAGGTTCGTTGAGTTATTTGACAGTTCTTTAGTAGAAAAATTGTACATTCGTATCTTACCAATATTTCAAAGGTGAACCAGGCATTGCAGACGCATTCGATATAGAAGAAGGCTATGTGCGCATTGGTCTGGGTTTTGTCCAGATACCAGCCATTACTTCCATTCGCTGTTTTCACTGTAATATTCCGGACGATGGGCACCCGCATATCAGGATGGGTCTTCAAGCAGAACGAAAGGATCGAAATGCAGATGAAGAACACCGAAACCACGCCAATGGTCTGGAATTCAAACATTATATTCCACAGATgtttaatttcaattccaaagtttttattaaaacgtGTACTAAATACGAAATGATTAATGTCTTAATATGCTTTAatattcacttaaaataaaaatagatgcCACTTGATATATGTATTCCAAAAGCACTTTTGTAATTACATGGTACATTGCTTTTAGAATGGAATTTGTGAGTGGGTGTTCCTACTTGTTCGTGGAACtgttgaaattatttatagcTTCATTGAAAAGtgcttttaaatgatgcaaatGCAAATCTACTTTTAATcgaatgtatttaaataaacttaactATGAAAACTTGTTGATAAAAAAGTCTTTTTGccttaaatgtaattttcattATCAAGACTTAGATATAGTTGAAAAGATTACTCACCTTGGCGGCATTGGAACTGTAGGGCTCATCGAACAAGGACCAAATGCGCGGCTTCATCTCCTGCCACCAGGATATGGTGCCTTTGTAGTAATCCTCTTCGAAGCCGAATTTGCGCGCCAATTCCTCTTCGGACGGTTTTTCCGTATCCAGATCGAGTCGATCCAATACGGCAAGGGTTTCCTGGGTGTCGCGATGCTGCAAGTAATACGACATCAATTAGTTTGATTCAAACAGCTATTTTATATGGGGACTAACCTGTGTATAGGTCATCCAACAGCAGGGCTCCACTTGGTTCGAGTCTAGGCCCCAAAACTCCAATTCCTCCTCGAACAACGGTCCGCACACATCCGTGGGATAATGCAGCTTACCGGTTCTGAAAGATCAatccattttaatttacaatttaatcaATAAATGAAACTATTAGGCTTCCAAAATCACTGAATACTTTTAGAAACCTTTATCAGATATTTGGTAGCTCTAGtgatttattttgtgtttcttACACCCACCTGTAATAGTTGAGCACTTGTGCGAAGACTCCCGGATGCCGATCAAAGAAGTACTCATTCAGTATCGGATCATAGTTGGCCAGGGCCTCTGTCAGTCGCGATAATCGCGTTGCCGGAATCTTTTTCAGAGTGGCCTTGTAGGTTTCGTGCCTAATGCCACCCACATTTAGCACCACCCGGTTCTCCGAGTCCATATTGATCAGATTCATGGCTGCATGCGCATAGTGTTGCATTTTTTTAGGTATATAAGTCATTGTCTCAATCAAGAACTCAAAAGTCAATtattaacaaacaaaatgcTCAATGGTTTTTCGTGTCTTAGTGTCACAGAAATACAATTAACTAAATAAGGTGTTTAATGTATGAACTCCAAATTATAAGTTGGTTTATTTTTCTGCTTCAACACTCAAGCACTTTTTTACTTTCCGCTCTTTGTAAGTGTTTTGTGTGGGTTTAAGAAATGTGTTTGGGTGTTTTTTACTTGGGacttcattattttattttttacactcCAACCTGAATGCTTTTCGTTGTCCTTGCCCACGATTTTTGCAGTTAGTCGTGCCCCTCGACGCAGGCACCACTCTTTCCAGTCACTTCCTGCGATCCACTCTTCGGCACCCACAGGGGATCAGGTCTCAAGACCTCGGACGACCACTTGAAAATATTGAACCAGATGTTAGGAACACCCGCTAACGATTCTCGGCACTGAGCTACTCACTACATTGGGGCTGGATTGGACAACATGGCGCTGAAAGAAAACTATGTTTGAATAAGAAAAGTATATTACGTATTAGTTTCCCGCAAGTTGATTATATTTTAGGTGCAAGACACGGCCCaccatatattaaaaaaattaaagactGATAAAcagaaagcaaaataaaatatttgtatgtaCTTCCCGAAATAAAAACATGTCAGAACCTCTTAATGTAGTTCTTAACTTAAATGGTTCATAATTATGAGTTTACGATCTGGGCACATGTGCTGCGTAAAAGTAAAAGAGTCAATTTAGAGAGGCCATTATGTACGCACGCACAACTATTTTAGgaacttttaaaatgttatacttAATTATgaccttttttgtttcttacttaaatgtttattaataagatATGTTAGCAATCTTCAAGAATAAAATTGATTACAATAGAAATGACCATGCAAAATTCCGCCACATAAACAAAGTCATCTGACCTCGCCCCCAAATGTTAAGCATACAAATCATCGATTctaaatcaatattttctgTTTACAAATCATTGAGTGATCATATTTTCTACATCATTTCACGAGAGTGGCAAACTTTCGCACATCTTCAGTTTATGGCAGATTATCCAGggttttttttacttctagGCCCTTATCCTATGGATTCGCGATTCCAAATCCAAATTATTCCGTTAGGTGTTAAAGTGTGCCGGATGAAATCGGTTAAAGTAAGTTTTTACCCGTTCTTTTAATTGATGTATGCATCCGATGATTCAATGCCTGGATTCACTTTGTTTAGCGAGTACTTCTACGccgcataaatatttaaaatcaacaaACTCAACGCCCGAACTAGGgccatttatttggaaaataGGCAATAAGATTCGCTTCGATTGAATTGACCCATTAGCAGCTCGTGAAGCGCATCCCACTTGGGGTTATTTCCCAGATCCAACTAAATATAGTCTAACTATATCATCGATAGCGTCATCAATTTTTGGAGAGTGCCACGGAAAAAGACTGTATTGTAGTATAtgcataaaaatacaaaaaaaggaGCTGAACGGAATAATGAAATGGCCGTTCGTGATTTGCACAAAAGCCAAATATTTGTTcttaaacaatatttagttTTGGCGCTGCATTGTTTACACTCTCGCACGCACAGATACAAATGTGTCTGGATACTAGCACGTACAGCTGTGGTCAGAAAAATAGTAAAGAAAAATGCAAAACTATGATCCTAAGAAGATCAATTCCATGTGAAAAAGACACGTACATAGCACGTAAAAGGTTAAATTAGCCTAAAATATCCTATCTTATCAAAATATAAACTTTTAGTCAAGAAACTTTGTTCAAATGGCATTAGTTGggaaattttttatagcagtgtataaaagtatgcaagGAAAAAACACCTACAGAATGAACCAATGTTATTTCGGACAAAtagttgcatactttcagacatAATTTATTCACTTTCTGTTTAATAATTTGTAGGCTTAATCTTTATAATGACTGATTCGACCTGCCAATGCATGCAGCCCTACAGTTTTGAGCACTAATGTCTGTACATCATGTACACAAAGTGAGCAACAGAGTCTTGACCGTCTGCCTTTTGGACCAACTGCCTGCCTGTCCCTGTCCGCCGGGCTGTTCTTTTTCTGTTGTCGATTCTCATCATTGTCCAGCGGTTGTTTACTCGCAGCCGGCCGCCCCTCAATTTCGATTCTCGATTTTCGAATCAGCgccataaaaatacaaaacaactCACACACAATTTTCATGAGGctttataaacaaaacaaacaagccAAACACACGCTGAGGGCAGTTTTCCTGTCCGGGAAAGTGGTGGAATTCAGTTGCACTTAGTGCTAATGATTATGTTATACACACGGTGTTGCCGTTTCGGGATCGCCGAAACTCCGGCTTAATAGTCACGGGTTTAAAGTGTACAAAGGTACGTCTGTGCACATCTAACCGCATTATTTATTCACTTCTAATGAGTGGGGGAGAGCTGGGTAGCTCTAGCCCTAAAACACACACTTCTTGGCAGAAACCAGAGGTATTTAAAATGAGTTTCGGCTCTTTTCTTCCCCTCTGCACATTTTTTATACC
This window contains:
- the LOC108029166 gene encoding potassium voltage-gated channel protein Shaw isoform X5; the encoded protein is MTYIPKKMQHYAHAAMNLINMDSENRVVLNVGGIRHETYKATLKKIPATRLSRLTEALANYDPILNEYFFDRHPGVFAQVLNYYRTGKLHYPTDVCGPLFEEELEFWGLDSNQVEPCCWMTYTQHRDTQETLAVLDRLDLDTEKPSEEELARKFGFEEDYYKGTISWWQEMKPRIWSLFDEPYSSNAAKTIGVVSVFFICISILSFCLKTHPDMRVPIVRNITVKTANGSNGWYLDKTQTNAHIAFFYIECVCNAWFTFEILVRFISSPNKWEFIKSSVNIIDYIATLSFYIDLVLQRFASHLENADILEFFSIIRIMRLFKLTRHSSGLKILIQTFRASAKELTLLVFFLVLGIVIFASLVYYAERIQPNPHNDFNSIPLGLWWALVTMTTVGYGDMAPKTYIGMFVGALCALAGVLTIALPVPVIVSNFAMYYSHTQARAKLPKKRRRVLPVEQPRQPRLPGAPGGVSGCGTPGSGPHSGPMGSGGTGPRRMNNKTKDLVSPKSDMAFSFD
- the LOC108029166 gene encoding potassium voltage-gated channel protein Shaw isoform X1 produces the protein MTYIPKKMQHYAHAAMNLINMDSENRVVLNVGGIRHETYKATLKKIPATRLSRLTEALANYDPILNEYFFDRHPGVFAQVLNYYRTGKLHYPTDVCGPLFEEELEFWGLDSNQVEPCCWMTYTQHRDTQETLAVLDRLDLDTEKPSEEELARKFGFEEDYYKGTISWWQEMKPRIWSLFDEPYSSNAAKTIGVVSVFFICISILSFCLKTHPDMRVPIVRNITVKTANGSNGWYLDKTQTNAHIAFFYIECVCNAWFTFEILVRFISSPNKWEFIKSSVNIIDYIATLSFYIDLVLQRFASHLENADILEFFSIIRIMRLFKLTRHSSGLKILIQTFRASAKELTLLVFFLVLGIVIFASLVYYAERIQPNPHNDFNSIPLGLWWALVTMTTVGYGDMAPKTYIGMFVGALCALAGVLTIALPVPVIVSNFAMYYSHTQARAKLPKKRRRVLPVEQPRQPRLPGAPGGVSGCGTPGSGPHSGPMGSGGTGPRRMNNKTKDLVSPKSVAQLFAGPLGASIVAMSPRTMLDLNPALAMGKPSFQPRIPTPLAATPPPPPSTGSGTGSVGLTTSGTIGAGGTAAAPPQPAPPTIAVSTTASVGKDSGISTTTTTQAQETSKKAFL
- the LOC108029166 gene encoding potassium voltage-gated channel protein Shaw isoform X3 → MNLINMDSENRVVLNVGGIRHETYKATLKKIPATRLSRLTEALANYDPILNEYFFDRHPGVFAQVLNYYRTGKLHYPTDVCGPLFEEELEFWGLDSNQVEPCCWMTYTQHRDTQETLAVLDRLDLDTEKPSEEELARKFGFEEDYYKGTISWWQEMKPRIWSLFDEPYSSNAAKTIGVVSVFFICISILSFCLKTHPDMRVPIVRNITVKTANGSNGWYLDKTQTNAHIAFFYIECVCNAWFTFEILVRFISSPNKWEFIKSSVNIIDYIATLSFYIDLVLQRFASHLENADILEFFSIIRIMRLFKLTRHSSGLKILIQTFRASAKELTLLVFFLVLGIVIFASLVYYAERIQPNPHNDFNSIPLGLWWALVTMTTVGYGDMAPKTYIGMFVGALCALAGVLTIALPVPVIVSNFAMYYSHTQARAKLPKKRRRVLPVEQPRQPRLPGAPGGVSGCGTPGSGPHSGPMGSGGTGPRRMNNKTKDLVSPKSVAQLFAGPLGASIVAMSPRTMLDLNPALAMGKPSFQPRIPTPLAATPPPPPSTGSGTGSVGLTTSGTIGAGGTAAAPPQPAPPTIAVSTTASVGKDSGISTTTTTQAQETSKKAFL
- the LOC108029166 gene encoding potassium voltage-gated channel protein Shaw isoform X4, which translates into the protein MTYIPKKMQHYAHAAMNLINMDSENRVVLNVGGIRHETYKATLKKIPATRLSRLTEALANYDPILNEYFFDRHPGVFAQVLNYYRTGKLHYPTDVCGPLFEEELEFWGLDSNQVEPCCWMTYTQHRDTQETLAVLDRLDLDTEKPSEEELARKFGFEEDYYKGTISWWQEMKPRIWSLFDEPYSSNAAKTIGVVSVFFICISILSFCLKTHPDMRVPIVRNITVKTANGSNGWYLDKTQTNAHIAFFYIECVCNAWFTFEILVRFISSPNKWEFIKSSVNIIDYIATLSFYIDLVLQRFASHLENADILEFFSIIRIMRLFKLTRHSSGLKILIQTFRASAKELTLLVFFLVLGIVIFASLVYYAERIQPNPHNDFNSIPLGLWWALVTMTTVGYGDMAPKTYIGMFVGALCALAGVLTIALPVPVIVSNFAMYYSHTQARAKLPKKRRRVLPVEQPRQPRLPGAPGGVSGCGTPGSGPHSGPMGSGGTGPRRMNNKTKDLVSPKSDEYTTMIGKPRDGKKSRLL
- the LOC108029166 gene encoding potassium voltage-gated channel protein Shaw isoform X2; its protein translation is MTYIPKKMQHYAHAAMNLINMDSENRVVLNVGGIRHETYKATLKKIPATRLSRLTEALANYDPILNEYFFDRHPGVFAQVLNYYRTGKLHYPTDVCGPLFEEELEFWGLDSNQVEPCCWMTYTQHRDTQETLAVLDRLDLDTEKPSEEELARKFGFEEDYYKGTISWWQEMKPRIWSLFDEPYSSNAAKTIGVVSVFFICISILSFCLKTHPDMRVPIVRNITVKTANGSNGWYLDKTQTNAHIAFFYIECVCNAWFTFEILVRFISSPNKWEFIKSSVNIIDYIATLSFYIDLVLQRFASHLENADILEFFSIIRIMRLFKLTRHSSGLKILIQTFRASAKELTLLVFFLVLGIVIFASLVYYAERIQPNPHNDFNSIPLGLWWALVTMTTVGYGDMAPKTYIGMFVGALCALAGVLTIALPVPVIVSNFAMYYSHTQARAKLPKKRRRVLPVEQPRQPRLPGAPGGVSGCGTPGSGPHSGPMGSGGTGPRRMNNKTKDLVSPKSGPLGASIVAMSPRTMLDLNPALAMGKPSFQPRIPTPLAATPPPPPSTGSGTGSVGLTTSGTIGAGGTAAAPPQPAPPTIAVSTTASVGKDSGISTTTTTQAQETSKKAFL